From a region of the Triticum aestivum cultivar Chinese Spring chromosome 7D, IWGSC CS RefSeq v2.1, whole genome shotgun sequence genome:
- the LOC123167737 gene encoding chaperone protein ClpB1, with product MEQAMLARVLAVTSVGLSWAIVWSLLSQELKPFSTPAILRTLDAGRLDPVIGHDDDIDRIICILCRRTKNCAALVGPAGVGKTAIVEGLARRIAAGTVPEALVGARVAELDVGAMVAGTHWRGMFEQRLKDAIKKAEDSAGKLILFIDEMHMIVGAGDHRGGTGDAANILKPALARGRIRCIGATTTEEYRKYIQRDAALERRFQRVDVDEPTVQATVAILQGLKQRYQDYHGLIISDDALVAAAHLAGHYITGRQFPDKAIDLMDEACTSVRLHQPKQIRDKKTSTVNAVQELTVGPCHIAQVVSRWTKIPITTLGREEEKFSHLVDRLHERVVGQHEAINLVAQEVLRSRVGFDQSSQPIGSFLFLGPTGVGKTELAKALAEKLFDNEKMLVRFDMSEYADSGSVSRLIGGPRSYEEDGQLTDKVRSQPYSVVLFDEADKAHPSIFKVLIQLLDDGVLIDGKGRSVYFKNTIIIMSSNLGAENLSAGMAAENMETARDLLMEKVEKRFKPEFINKLSETVIFEPLSHDELREIVKIQMKSVVAMAANKGISLFASDAALDVIWSELHDMVYGARPIKRWMKKNVTRVLVDMLVNGEACQGSTVFIDAANDRKGLKYHVLK from the exons ATGGAGCAGGCTATGCTGGCTAGGGTATTGGCCGTTACTAGCGTTGGTTTGTCGTGGGCAATAGTGTGGAGCCTCTTGTCGCAAGAGCTCAAGCCCTTCTCCACGCCCGCCATCCTCAGGACCTTGGACGCCGGCAGGTTAGATCCGGTCATCGGCCACGACGACGACATCGACCGCATCATCTGCATCCTCTGCCGCCGCACCAAGAACTGCGCCGCCCTCGTCGGCCCCGCCGGCGTCGGCAAGACGGCCATCGTCGAGGGCCTCGCTCGGCGCATCGCTGCTGGGACGGTCCCCGAAGCCCTCGTTGGGGCCCGCGTGGCCGAGCTCGACGTCGGGGCCATGGTCGCGGGAACCCACTGGCGCGGCATGTTCGAGCAGCGCTTGAAGGATGCCATCAAGAAGGCCGAGGATTCCGCCGGCAAGCTCATCCTCTTCATCGACGAGATGCACATGATTGTCGGTGCCGGCGATCATCGTGGCGGCACCGGCGACGCGGCCAACATCCTCAAGCCCGCGTTGGCCCGTGGCCGCATCCGTTGCATAGGCGCCACCACAACCGAAGAGTACCGCAAATACATCCAGAGGGATGCCGCGCTCGAGCGGCGCTTCCAAAGGGTTGACGTCGACGAGCCGACCGTCCAGGCAACCGTTGCCATCCTGCAGGGGCTGAAGCAGCGGTACCAAGACTACCATGGACTAATAATCAGCGACGACGCTCTGGTTGCTGCTGCGCACCTCGCCGGCCATTATATTACAG GTCGTCAGTTTCCTGATAAAGCAATTGATCTGATGGACGAGGCATGCACTTCCGTAAGGTTGCATCAACCAAAACAAATTAGAGATAAGAAAACTAGCACTGTAAATGCAGTGCAGGAGCTAACCGTTGGTCCATGTCATATTGCACAG GTTGTGAGCCGATGGACTAAAATTCCGATCACTACACTTGGCCGAGAGGAAGAAAAGTTCAGCCACCTGGTAGACCGATTGCATGAGAGAGTGGTTGGACAGCATGAAGCTATTAATTTGGTTGCGCAAGAAGTGCTACGTTCGAGGGTCGGCTTTGATCAATCTAGCCAACCAATCGGTTCTTTTCTATTTTTGGGGCCGACTGGTGTTGGGAAGACAGAGCTTGCGAAAGCACTTGCCGAGAAGCTGTTTGACAATGAGAAGATGTTGGTCCGCTTTGACATGTCTGAATATGCTGACAGTGGATCTGTATCGCGTCTCATTGGAGGACCTCGAAG CTATGAAGAAGACGGACAGCTTACTGATAAAGTAAGGAGCCAACCATATAGTGTTGTTCTTTTTGACGAGGCGGATAAGGCGCATCCCTCGATATTCAAGGTTCTCATTCAACTCCTCGATGATGGCGTGTTGATTGATGGAAAAGGACGGAGCGTATATTTCAAGAATACTATCATCATCATGAGCTCAAATCTAGGAGCAGAGAACCTGTCAGCTGGAATGGCCGCAGAAAACATGGAAACTGCACGGGATCTTCTTATGGAAAAG GTTGAGAAACGCTTTAAGCCTGAATTTATCAACAAACTGAGTGAGACTGTGATATTTGAGCCGCTTTCGCATGACGAACTGAGGGAGATTGTGAAAATCCAGATGAAGAGTGTTGTTGCTATGGCAGCTAACAAGGGCATCTCTTTGTTTGCATCAGATGCTGCCTTGGACGTCATTTGGTCAGAGTTGCACGACATG GTGTATGGTGCAAGGCCTATTAAGAGGTGGATGAAGAAGAATGTGACGAGAGTTCTCGTGGACATGCTTGTCAATGGAGAAGCATGCCAAGGCTCGACCGTCTTCATAGATGCCGCCAATGATAGGAAGGGGCTGAAATACCACGTACTGAAGTAG